A genomic segment from Propionibacteriaceae bacterium ZF39 encodes:
- a CDS encoding acyl-CoA dehydrogenase, whose protein sequence is MTHYQSNLRDIRFNLFEVFGRDELLGTGPAPEMDRDTAETALTELDHLCRTKLSESLIDGDRNPPVYDPESKTVTIPESFKMAYKAYMDSDWWRLELTEELGGVGTPPSLRWAILELLLTANPAIYMYSAGPKFGQLAHQLGTERDKKIARHMVERQWGATMVLTEPDAGSDVGAGRTKAWQQEDGTWRIEGVKRFITSGEHDLTENIMHLVLARPVGVEGVGGPGTKGLSLFLVPKYHFDLETGELTGERNGVYATNVEKKMGIKVSSTCELTFGDGEPAVGWLLGEVHQGIAQMFHVIEHARMMVGTKAMATLSTGYLNALAYAKERVQGADLTTPAKDAPRVTITHHPDVRRSLMTQKAMAEALRMLVLYTATQQDKVWLAEAQGRVDESAEAVNDLLLPIVKGYCSEQAWQLLGSESLQIFGGSGFLQDYPLEQYVRDAKIDTLYEGTTAIQGLDLFFRKIVRDRGAAIQAVSGEIEEWLEAGGPFEAERALLAKGAEECGMMIAHMSGPLMKMREHPTEVYKVGLNTTRLLIALGDMVCAWLMLRAGEIAQAKLDEGGLDQADHNFYAGKVAAAKWFARTRLPRLTAERKMAQAVNLDVMELPEAAF, encoded by the coding sequence GTGACCCACTATCAGTCGAATCTTCGCGACATTCGTTTCAACCTGTTCGAGGTCTTCGGCCGGGACGAGCTGCTGGGCACCGGCCCGGCCCCCGAGATGGATCGCGACACCGCCGAGACCGCGCTGACCGAGCTCGACCACCTCTGCCGCACCAAGCTGTCGGAGTCCCTCATCGACGGTGATCGCAATCCGCCGGTCTATGACCCGGAGTCGAAGACCGTCACCATCCCTGAATCGTTCAAGATGGCCTACAAGGCCTATATGGACTCCGACTGGTGGCGGCTGGAGCTGACCGAGGAGTTGGGCGGGGTGGGTACGCCCCCGTCGCTGCGGTGGGCGATCCTCGAGCTGCTGCTCACGGCCAACCCCGCTATCTATATGTATTCCGCCGGTCCCAAGTTCGGCCAGCTCGCCCACCAGCTCGGCACCGAGCGCGACAAGAAGATCGCGCGGCACATGGTCGAGCGCCAGTGGGGCGCGACGATGGTCCTCACCGAGCCGGACGCCGGTTCGGATGTCGGCGCGGGCCGCACGAAGGCCTGGCAGCAGGAGGACGGCACCTGGCGCATCGAGGGCGTCAAGCGCTTCATCACCTCCGGCGAGCACGACCTGACCGAGAACATCATGCATCTCGTGCTGGCGCGCCCCGTGGGAGTCGAGGGCGTCGGTGGGCCCGGCACCAAGGGACTCAGCCTGTTCCTCGTGCCGAAGTACCACTTCGATCTCGAGACCGGCGAGCTCACCGGCGAGCGCAACGGCGTCTATGCCACCAACGTCGAGAAGAAGATGGGCATCAAGGTCTCCTCGACCTGCGAGCTGACGTTCGGCGACGGAGAGCCGGCTGTCGGCTGGTTGCTCGGTGAGGTGCATCAGGGCATCGCCCAGATGTTCCACGTCATCGAGCATGCGCGGATGATGGTCGGCACCAAGGCGATGGCGACCCTGTCGACCGGCTATCTCAACGCGCTGGCGTACGCCAAGGAGCGCGTCCAGGGCGCCGACCTGACCACGCCCGCCAAGGACGCCCCGCGCGTGACGATCACGCATCATCCGGACGTCCGCCGCTCGCTGATGACGCAGAAGGCGATGGCCGAGGCGCTGCGGATGCTGGTGCTGTACACGGCGACGCAGCAGGACAAGGTCTGGCTGGCCGAGGCCCAGGGCCGGGTGGACGAATCGGCGGAGGCCGTCAACGACCTGCTGCTGCCGATCGTGAAGGGCTACTGCTCCGAGCAGGCCTGGCAACTGCTGGGTTCGGAGTCGCTGCAGATCTTCGGCGGATCGGGCTTCCTCCAGGACTATCCGCTGGAGCAGTATGTCCGCGACGCCAAGATCGACACCCTCTATGAGGGGACGACCGCGATCCAGGGCCTGGACCTGTTCTTCCGCAAGATCGTGCGCGATCGGGGTGCCGCGATTCAGGCCGTGTCGGGGGAGATCGAGGAATGGCTCGAGGCGGGCGGCCCGTTCGAGGCCGAGCGGGCGCTGCTGGCGAAGGGTGCCGAGGAGTGCGGCATGATGATCGCCCACATGTCGGGCCCGCTGATGAAGATGCGCGAGCATCCGACGGAGGTCTACAAGGTCGGGCTGAACACCACGCGACTGCTCATAGCGCTCGGCGACATGGTCTGCGCGTGGCTTATGCTGCGTGCCGGCGAGATCGCGCAGGCCAAGCTCGACGAGGGTGGCCTCGACCAGGCCGACCACAACTTCTATGCCGGCAAGGTCGCTGCCGCCAAGTGGTTCGCGCGGACGCGCCTGCCGCGGTTGACCGCGGAGCGCAAGATGGCCCAGGCCGTGAACCTCGACGTGATGGAGCTGCCCGAGGCAGCGTTCTGA
- a CDS encoding MFS transporter — MTNTQSTPRPGARGVLLIVLAGTLLMSLSSNMLNIAVPALSSHFVANSTETSILVMAYQLVNTALIIPAGQLADALERRWVFLTGIGVFTLTSVLMGFAPSIEFLIVGRAIQGAAAAMLLSNSVAILAAVFPARSLGGAMGIYMAGFSLGQVAGPLAGGVIVSALGWRWLFWGLAPIALAAFLYGLVALKVVPAIRKPPRIDIPGGFVLGLIMIGSQLAFGLAAEAGLGDPIVLAILAACLVAAVGLAWIERRVRHPALDPTLFERLFSLVLAEGFLIAIGRLGAITITGLWLQGVHGDSAATAALKILTFPVALTLGTLLGDKIGQELGPRRTRVGAAALTVVSTVVMLVATLQNSQVLAMIGLALMGVGTGVHQALHGAFVLWITPRDRTAVVNAIRVLAQTFSVSFGLAIAMALIVAFAPSELAQVFLSGDAEALGEAGRTMINSGYALTYVVYGVMTLIGALISLWPPGDRHPAHD; from the coding sequence GTGACCAACACACAGAGCACCCCACGCCCCGGGGCCCGGGGCGTGCTGCTGATCGTCCTCGCAGGCACCCTGCTGATGTCGCTGAGCTCCAACATGCTCAACATCGCGGTGCCGGCCCTCAGCAGCCACTTCGTGGCCAACTCGACCGAGACCTCGATCCTGGTCATGGCCTATCAGCTGGTGAACACCGCGCTGATCATTCCGGCCGGCCAGCTCGCGGATGCGCTCGAGCGGCGCTGGGTGTTCCTGACGGGCATCGGCGTGTTCACGCTCACGAGCGTGCTGATGGGGTTCGCGCCGTCGATCGAATTCCTCATCGTCGGCCGGGCGATCCAGGGCGCGGCGGCGGCGATGCTGCTGAGCAACTCCGTGGCGATCCTGGCGGCGGTCTTTCCGGCACGGTCGCTCGGTGGCGCGATGGGCATCTATATGGCCGGATTCTCGCTCGGTCAGGTCGCCGGCCCGCTCGCCGGCGGTGTCATCGTGTCGGCGCTGGGCTGGCGGTGGCTGTTCTGGGGACTCGCGCCGATCGCGCTGGCGGCGTTCCTCTATGGGCTGGTGGCGCTCAAGGTGGTGCCCGCCATCCGCAAGCCACCGCGCATCGACATCCCGGGCGGCTTCGTTCTCGGGTTGATCATGATCGGCTCGCAGCTGGCGTTCGGCCTGGCGGCCGAAGCCGGGCTCGGCGATCCGATCGTCCTGGCGATTCTCGCGGCGTGCCTCGTCGCGGCGGTCGGCCTGGCGTGGATCGAGCGACGCGTACGCCATCCCGCCCTCGATCCGACGCTGTTCGAGCGGCTGTTCTCGCTCGTGCTGGCCGAGGGATTCCTGATCGCGATCGGCCGGCTGGGGGCCATCACCATCACGGGCCTGTGGCTGCAGGGCGTACATGGTGACTCCGCAGCCACGGCCGCGCTCAAGATCCTCACCTTCCCCGTGGCCCTGACGCTCGGCACCCTGCTCGGCGACAAGATCGGCCAGGAGCTGGGGCCTCGGCGTACGCGGGTCGGCGCAGCCGCGCTCACCGTTGTCAGCACGGTCGTGATGCTCGTCGCAACCCTGCAGAACTCGCAGGTGCTGGCCATGATCGGGCTCGCGCTGATGGGGGTGGGGACGGGTGTCCACCAGGCCCTGCACGGCGCCTTCGTCCTGTGGATCACGCCGCGCGATCGGACCGCGGTCGTGAACGCGATCCGGGTGCTGGCGCAGACGTTCTCGGTGAGCTTCGGGTTGGCTATCGCGATGGCGCTGATCGTGGCGTTCGCGCCGTCCGAGCTGGCGCAGGTCTTCCTCTCCGGCGACGCCGAAGCCCTCGGCGAGGCCGGGCGGACCATGATCAACTCCGGCTATGCGCTGACCTATGTGGTCTATGGCGTCATGACGCTGATCGGGGCGCTGATCAGCCTCTGGCCGCCCGGAGACCGGCATCCCGCACACGACTGA
- a CDS encoding flavin reductase family protein, with translation MTETASIDPALFREVMGHYPTGVVLVTGVHPDGEDLAAIMGTFTSVSLDPPLVAFLPMKSSWSFKRLQECPSMCINVMTGDQEAVGRTIASRKENKFEGIAIYRSPSGDPILEGSLAWIDVRLRETIDAGDHWIAMCDVRDMKIDTPTGPLIFFQGGYGRFTVPSLIARLEEDLVGAINHAQVARPELEGLANIFGCEAGLLTEVNRDELACVASAIAPGIALEDSLGNRIPLIPPLGDMFIAAKGPEDEAYWLNKAVVKEDAPKFAARVAHARRAGYSLSFRPEGGDDSNPYVDMIEATQRWTKGGLTPAQEREVRDTLSRSAVCYTLRELEPEKRYDIGSVVVPVLHDDGRLLHILRLSQLPRQSSGQDVRVWIEALRAAARRIGARLSARSDTQA, from the coding sequence ATGACCGAAACCGCCAGCATCGATCCGGCCCTGTTCCGGGAGGTGATGGGCCACTACCCGACCGGCGTGGTGCTCGTCACCGGCGTCCACCCCGACGGTGAGGACCTGGCCGCGATCATGGGCACGTTCACGTCCGTCTCGCTGGATCCACCGCTGGTGGCGTTCCTTCCCATGAAGTCGTCGTGGAGTTTCAAGCGCCTGCAGGAATGCCCGTCGATGTGCATCAACGTCATGACCGGCGACCAGGAGGCCGTCGGCCGCACCATCGCGAGCCGCAAGGAGAACAAGTTCGAGGGGATCGCGATCTATCGCTCCCCGTCCGGCGATCCGATTCTGGAGGGATCGCTGGCCTGGATCGATGTCCGCCTGCGCGAGACCATCGATGCCGGCGATCACTGGATCGCGATGTGCGATGTCAGGGACATGAAGATCGATACGCCCACCGGGCCGCTCATCTTCTTCCAGGGTGGTTATGGCCGGTTCACGGTCCCGTCCCTCATCGCCCGGCTGGAGGAGGACCTCGTCGGCGCGATCAACCACGCCCAGGTCGCCCGCCCGGAGCTCGAGGGGCTCGCCAACATCTTCGGCTGCGAAGCCGGCCTGCTCACCGAGGTCAACCGCGACGAGCTCGCCTGCGTCGCCAGCGCCATCGCCCCGGGCATCGCGCTGGAGGACAGCCTCGGCAATCGCATTCCGCTGATCCCCCCGCTCGGCGACATGTTCATTGCGGCCAAGGGGCCGGAGGATGAGGCGTACTGGCTCAACAAAGCCGTCGTCAAGGAGGACGCCCCCAAGTTCGCCGCACGGGTCGCGCATGCCCGGCGCGCGGGCTATTCGCTGTCGTTCCGGCCCGAGGGTGGCGACGACTCCAACCCCTATGTCGACATGATCGAGGCCACCCAGCGCTGGACGAAAGGTGGCCTGACGCCGGCCCAGGAGCGCGAGGTGCGCGACACGCTGAGCCGGTCGGCCGTGTGCTACACGCTGCGCGAGCTCGAGCCGGAGAAGCGCTATGACATCGGTTCGGTCGTCGTGCCCGTGCTCCACGACGACGGCCGGCTGCTCCACATCCTGCGGCTGTCCCAGCTGCCGCGCCAGTCGAGCGGGCAGGACGTCCGCGTCTGGATCGAGGCCCTCCGCGCGGCCGCTCGCCGCATCGGCGCGCGGTTGTCGGCGCGCAGCGATACCCAGGCCTGA
- a CDS encoding IclR family transcriptional regulator, which translates to MSLTLPVAHNDVAATRPATHAPHRRRPTPEPAETGGHLASVSKALMLLDIMRSAPGPVGVSMLARDAGMPKSTTFRLLAYLEQSGFVERAGKAYQLGWRLFELGNHVEHCRPSGLREIALPYLADLHARTGMNVHLAVLSGTDVVYLEKIHGLRSIPIGTSVGTRMPATISALGKAMLAYADRATLREVVESGLEGRTPYSLRQPGQLIAQLRETRETGVAYDREESQLGINCVAAPIHADGEVIAALSVCGPTRPVSAEAHADLVRVAARDISRQLTLARAC; encoded by the coding sequence ATGTCCCTCACGCTTCCCGTAGCTCACAACGATGTGGCTGCGACCCGCCCCGCGACTCATGCGCCGCACCGTCGTCGGCCGACTCCCGAGCCGGCCGAGACCGGTGGCCACCTGGCCTCGGTGAGCAAGGCGCTCATGCTGCTCGACATCATGCGTTCGGCCCCCGGCCCGGTCGGGGTGAGCATGCTGGCGCGCGATGCGGGCATGCCCAAGTCGACGACCTTCCGCCTGCTGGCCTATCTCGAGCAGAGCGGCTTCGTGGAGCGGGCCGGCAAGGCCTATCAGCTCGGCTGGCGCCTTTTCGAGCTCGGCAATCACGTCGAACACTGCCGGCCCTCGGGTCTGCGCGAGATCGCCCTGCCCTATCTCGCCGACCTGCACGCCCGGACTGGCATGAATGTCCACCTCGCCGTGCTCAGCGGCACCGATGTCGTCTATCTCGAAAAGATTCACGGCCTGCGCAGCATCCCGATCGGGACCAGCGTCGGCACCCGCATGCCCGCCACGATCAGCGCACTGGGCAAGGCGATGCTGGCGTACGCCGATCGCGCCACTCTCCGCGAGGTCGTCGAAAGTGGCCTGGAGGGGCGTACGCCGTATTCGCTGCGTCAACCCGGTCAGCTCATCGCCCAGCTGCGGGAGACCAGGGAAACCGGTGTCGCCTACGACCGCGAGGAGTCCCAGCTCGGCATCAACTGTGTCGCCGCGCCCATCCACGCCGACGGCGAGGTCATCGCCGCCCTGTCGGTCTGTGGCCCGACCCGGCCGGTCTCGGCCGAGGCCCACGCCGACCTCGTCCGCGTCGCCGCGCGTGACATCAGCCGTCAGCTCACGCTCGCGCGCGCCTGCTGA
- a CDS encoding alpha/beta hydrolase, with product MDVTFESTSKSLELPDGTKIHYNEAGDGHPVILIHGSGPGATGWSNFNPNIGTLAEDFRVIAVDMPGWGESSPRPAAEYRHPEVLVQFMDALGIDKAALVGNSMGGVIALAVAANNPERVSHLITMGSGGAGTPIFSPGGGLSEGLKILYKGYADPTPETFEATVDIMTYDTPAEIAKPLAVQRSINAKKHQEHLDNWLNGSKGGPPLKYFPTEAQIASISAPSLLIHGRDDRVVPFENTLRLVTMIQNSRAYLFNRCGHWAQLEHAREFNGIVRHFILSNSEGQEEEALSGLGG from the coding sequence ATGGATGTGACATTCGAGAGCACCAGCAAGTCGCTGGAGCTGCCCGACGGGACCAAGATCCACTACAACGAGGCAGGCGACGGCCATCCCGTGATCCTGATCCACGGCAGTGGCCCGGGTGCCACCGGTTGGAGCAACTTCAACCCCAACATCGGCACGCTCGCCGAGGACTTCCGGGTCATCGCCGTCGACATGCCCGGCTGGGGTGAGTCGAGCCCGCGCCCGGCGGCCGAATATCGCCACCCCGAGGTCCTCGTGCAGTTCATGGATGCGCTCGGCATCGACAAGGCTGCTCTCGTCGGTAACTCGATGGGCGGCGTCATCGCGCTCGCCGTCGCCGCCAACAACCCCGAGCGGGTGTCCCACCTGATCACCATGGGCTCCGGCGGCGCCGGCACGCCGATCTTCTCGCCCGGCGGCGGCCTGTCCGAGGGCCTGAAGATCCTCTACAAGGGGTACGCCGACCCCACCCCGGAGACCTTCGAGGCCACCGTCGACATCATGACCTATGACACCCCGGCCGAGATCGCGAAGCCGCTCGCGGTCCAGCGCTCGATCAACGCCAAGAAGCACCAGGAGCACCTGGACAACTGGCTGAACGGCTCGAAGGGCGGCCCGCCGCTGAAATACTTCCCGACCGAAGCCCAGATCGCCTCGATCTCCGCGCCGTCGCTGCTCATCCACGGCCGGGACGACCGCGTGGTGCCGTTCGAGAACACCCTGCGGCTGGTGACCATGATCCAGAACTCCCGTGCCTACCTGTTCAATCGCTGCGGCCACTGGGCCCAGCTCGAGCATGCGCGCGAGTTCAACGGCATCGTCCGACACTTCATCCTGAGCAACTCCGAAGGCCAGGAAGAGGAAGCGCTCTCGGGCCTGGGCGGCTGA
- a CDS encoding TetR/AcrR family transcriptional regulator, which yields MTSTPSRPAVSRSLRRRQTRGQESRERIMTEMLQLVDERGYEGATISELVRRVGLPASSIYWHFSNKDELVGAGITHSYESRLAAGSAWPETPDSRPLVDQLVDCLANLAGDGHEADYARIGIALGLQRDTGAPAARTAYLNLRRHAKQGLVDWWRVVLAGLGADDDTRRTEIMSRLTLATLDGRYLTGQDITLTHEHTRVLAQILAGCAQKVVTLPALPEEVAVDPLASTDWVGNFTGREALIKAAIEVMCDLGPQGATVQRICEHAGLPASSLYWHFENLDKLLAEAVDASFDTWRRDVLPGVLPQSVIADPSAALATSLRVGFHGMRNHPHAFRIGFMLLLRRGDSPARDRFRAIRREVAADRARWFATWVGQRAPRGDIIRVTEETLVGQLAWALMTMADGLFMVEATTPLWSLEDASDIVAAGIETVATAAMELP from the coding sequence GTGACCAGCACCCCGTCCCGTCCGGCCGTCTCCAGATCCCTCCGCCGCCGCCAGACTCGCGGGCAGGAGAGTCGCGAGCGCATCATGACCGAGATGCTCCAACTGGTCGACGAGCGCGGCTATGAGGGGGCGACGATTTCCGAGTTGGTACGCCGGGTCGGCCTCCCCGCGAGTTCGATCTATTGGCACTTCTCCAACAAGGACGAGCTCGTCGGCGCGGGGATCACGCACAGCTACGAGAGTCGCCTCGCGGCCGGGAGTGCGTGGCCCGAGACCCCGGATTCCCGACCTCTGGTCGATCAGCTCGTCGACTGCCTGGCCAATCTCGCCGGTGACGGCCACGAGGCCGACTATGCGCGGATCGGCATCGCCCTGGGCCTCCAGCGCGATACGGGTGCCCCGGCCGCGCGCACGGCGTACCTGAATCTGCGCCGCCATGCCAAGCAGGGGCTCGTCGACTGGTGGCGGGTTGTCCTGGCGGGGCTCGGGGCCGATGACGACACCCGGCGGACAGAGATCATGTCCCGCCTGACGCTGGCCACCCTGGACGGGCGCTATCTCACCGGTCAGGACATCACGCTCACCCACGAGCACACCCGCGTGCTCGCGCAGATCCTGGCCGGCTGCGCGCAGAAGGTCGTCACCCTGCCGGCGTTGCCCGAGGAGGTCGCCGTCGACCCCCTGGCATCGACAGACTGGGTCGGGAACTTCACCGGCAGAGAGGCCCTGATCAAGGCGGCGATCGAGGTGATGTGTGATCTCGGACCGCAGGGCGCGACGGTGCAGCGCATCTGCGAGCACGCCGGGCTGCCCGCCAGCTCCCTCTATTGGCACTTCGAGAATCTCGACAAGCTCCTCGCCGAGGCAGTGGATGCGTCCTTCGACACGTGGCGCCGCGATGTGTTGCCAGGCGTTCTGCCCCAGTCGGTGATCGCCGATCCCAGCGCCGCCCTGGCCACCTCGTTGCGCGTCGGCTTCCATGGCATGCGCAACCACCCACATGCGTTCCGCATCGGATTCATGCTGCTGCTCCGCCGCGGGGATTCGCCCGCGCGCGATCGCTTCCGCGCCATTCGACGCGAAGTGGCCGCTGACCGGGCTCGCTGGTTCGCCACCTGGGTCGGCCAGCGCGCGCCTCGCGGCGACATCATCCGCGTGACCGAGGAGACCCTCGTCGGGCAGTTGGCCTGGGCGTTGATGACCATGGCCGACGGCCTGTTCATGGTCGAGGCCACCACGCCGCTCTGGTCGCTCGAGGATGCTTCCGACATCGTCGCCGCCGGCATCGAGACCGTCGCCACCGCGGCGATGGAGCTGCCCTGA
- a CDS encoding hydroxylase, whose translation MSHYDKLIDEVADVLVGTAAEAEQLNRLPEATIDAIRHTRVVRALQPKSYGGDECHPVEFAEAVMRIASLNSAAGWCAGVIGVHSWQIAGFDPKLQDEIWGADPETWVSSPYAPLGVLERVDGGYRVKGRIPFSSGGEASKWAITGALLPQDDGTMALRHIVLPRDDYWFDQDSWNVLGLKGTGSKDLVCDGAVIPDYRVYRMEDFDNGENMAKVGNHADLYKLPFPTFFSYAINCASQGVAEGAMNAVLENAKNRVNARGIKSLDDDIQVNAIGEAAADVRAGRAVLIDVGNRLHDEVAENGKISLQSRIDARADGVRAIRRSVEAIERVFNFAGGMALKTDTAVNRGLRDAKTTLAHICNTQHPIQISWTKVTLGLEHDGGASFW comes from the coding sequence ATGAGCCACTACGACAAGCTGATTGACGAGGTTGCCGACGTCCTGGTGGGCACTGCGGCGGAGGCCGAGCAGCTCAACCGGCTGCCCGAGGCCACCATCGACGCGATCCGGCACACGCGGGTCGTCCGGGCGCTCCAGCCCAAGAGCTACGGCGGTGACGAGTGCCACCCCGTCGAGTTCGCCGAAGCCGTCATGCGGATCGCCTCGCTCAACAGCGCCGCCGGCTGGTGCGCCGGAGTCATCGGCGTCCACTCGTGGCAGATCGCCGGTTTCGATCCGAAGCTCCAGGACGAGATCTGGGGCGCCGACCCCGAGACCTGGGTGTCGTCGCCGTACGCTCCGCTGGGCGTACTCGAGCGCGTCGACGGCGGTTACAGGGTGAAGGGTCGCATTCCCTTCTCCTCCGGTGGCGAGGCCAGCAAGTGGGCCATCACCGGTGCGCTCCTGCCCCAGGACGACGGCACCATGGCCCTGCGCCACATCGTCCTGCCGCGCGATGACTACTGGTTCGACCAGGACTCCTGGAACGTGCTGGGCCTGAAGGGCACCGGCTCCAAGGACCTCGTCTGTGACGGCGCCGTCATCCCGGACTATCGCGTCTATCGCATGGAGGACTTCGACAACGGCGAGAACATGGCCAAGGTCGGCAACCACGCGGATCTCTACAAGCTGCCGTTCCCGACGTTCTTCTCCTATGCCATCAACTGCGCCAGCCAGGGTGTGGCCGAGGGCGCGATGAACGCGGTGCTCGAGAACGCGAAGAATCGCGTCAACGCCCGCGGCATCAAGAGCCTCGACGACGACATCCAGGTCAACGCCATCGGTGAGGCCGCGGCGGACGTCCGGGCCGGTCGGGCCGTGCTGATCGATGTCGGCAACCGGCTTCATGACGAGGTCGCCGAGAACGGGAAGATCAGCCTGCAGAGCCGGATCGACGCCCGCGCCGACGGCGTCCGCGCGATCCGTCGCTCGGTCGAGGCCATCGAGCGCGTGTTCAACTTCGCCGGCGGCATGGCGCTCAAGACCGACACGGCCGTCAATCGCGGCCTGCGCGATGCCAAGACCACGCTGGCCCACATCTGCAACACCCAGCACCCGATCCAGATCTCGTGGACCAAGGTCACCCTGGGCCTCGAGCACGACGGGGGCGCTTCTTTCTGGTGA
- a CDS encoding TetR/AcrR family transcriptional regulator, protein MVTPAPPQPERYAEIVQAAIRAFARKGYGGTTLADIAVEAGVSQPRISQIFGNKENAFIEAHKVASGEVLGLLSANAEPPFSIERMGAGYVELMQERREVLLMIFQALTSSYVPSIGDEARRVINEVTTLVVDKAGGTHEDAVAFLERGFFIHAMMAARVFDHVGDYPETGKLLDTVRIS, encoded by the coding sequence GTGGTCACTCCAGCTCCCCCTCAACCCGAACGCTATGCGGAGATAGTCCAGGCGGCCATCCGAGCCTTTGCGCGCAAGGGCTACGGCGGGACGACCCTGGCCGACATCGCCGTCGAAGCGGGCGTGTCCCAGCCCCGGATCAGCCAGATCTTCGGCAACAAGGAGAACGCCTTCATCGAAGCCCACAAGGTGGCGTCGGGTGAGGTGTTGGGCCTGCTCTCGGCCAACGCCGAGCCGCCTTTCAGCATCGAACGCATGGGCGCGGGTTATGTCGAGTTGATGCAGGAACGCCGCGAGGTCCTGCTCATGATCTTCCAGGCCCTCACATCGTCCTATGTCCCGTCCATCGGTGACGAGGCCCGGCGGGTCATCAACGAGGTCACCACCCTGGTCGTCGACAAGGCCGGCGGCACCCACGAGGATGCCGTCGCCTTCCTCGAGCGCGGATTCTTCATCCACGCCATGATGGCCGCGCGCGTCTTCGATCATGTCGGGGACTATCCTGAGACCGGCAAGTTGCTCGACACCGTCCGGATCAGCTGA
- a CDS encoding TFIIB-type zinc ribbon-containing protein — MPNPERLPAPPPLGDPAALHQTEITRTYPCRACGGQLVFDPTSGRLRCPSCGSMMDVAGGSGQILKHDLHQATQAIRAAAALPAGLEREVVCQACGGKTAFTGTLTATRCPYCATPIQRDDLKDAPSRLPIDGVLPFRVDEKAARERIEKWINSRWFAPKEFKTYREIGSFESVYLAYFNFDADTSARYSGRRGEDYQVQVGHGENRRTETRTNWYPVSGHVNRNFRDVPAWANNGLHEGRVQQLEPWPLHEAVPYSPEYVAGHLGRTYDLDADETFGARVRTGMERQIDDTIRRDIGGDRQEISHRDISWHSIAFAHLLLPVWLLTVTYQGKPIQVLMNGVTGEVQGERPWSKIKLALLITAIVIVVGLLVWFFARE; from the coding sequence ATGCCGAACCCGGAGCGCCTGCCGGCGCCCCCGCCCCTGGGCGACCCCGCGGCACTGCATCAGACCGAGATCACGCGCACCTATCCGTGCCGGGCCTGTGGCGGACAGCTGGTGTTCGACCCGACGTCCGGCAGGCTCCGCTGCCCGAGTTGCGGGTCGATGATGGACGTCGCCGGCGGCTCCGGTCAGATCCTCAAACATGATCTCCACCAGGCCACGCAGGCAATCCGCGCAGCCGCTGCGCTGCCGGCCGGTCTGGAGCGGGAGGTCGTCTGCCAGGCCTGTGGCGGCAAGACGGCCTTCACCGGCACGCTGACGGCTACGCGCTGCCCCTATTGCGCCACACCGATCCAGCGTGACGACCTGAAGGACGCCCCCAGCCGGTTGCCGATCGACGGAGTCCTGCCCTTCCGCGTCGACGAGAAGGCAGCCCGGGAACGCATCGAGAAGTGGATCAACTCTCGATGGTTCGCACCGAAAGAGTTCAAGACCTATCGCGAGATCGGATCGTTCGAGAGCGTCTATCTGGCCTACTTCAATTTCGATGCCGACACCAGCGCGCGCTATTCCGGACGCCGGGGCGAGGACTATCAGGTCCAGGTCGGGCACGGTGAAAACCGCCGCACCGAGACCCGCACGAACTGGTATCCGGTGTCGGGTCACGTGAACCGGAATTTCCGGGACGTCCCGGCATGGGCCAACAACGGCCTCCACGAAGGGCGGGTCCAGCAGCTCGAGCCGTGGCCGCTGCACGAGGCGGTGCCGTATTCACCCGAATATGTGGCCGGGCACCTCGGGCGCACCTATGACCTGGACGCAGACGAAACCTTCGGAGCCCGGGTCCGCACCGGGATGGAACGCCAGATCGACGACACCATTCGCCGTGACATCGGGGGCGATCGTCAGGAGATTTCTCACCGTGACATCTCCTGGCATTCGATCGCGTTCGCCCACCTGCTCCTGCCCGTGTGGTTGCTCACGGTCACCTATCAGGGCAAGCCCATCCAGGTGCTGATGAACGGCGTCACGGGTGAGGTGCAGGGCGAGCGGCCCTGGAGCAAGATCAAGCTGGCGCTCCTCATCACCGCGATCGTGATCGTCGTGGGCCTGCTCGTGTGGTTCTTCGCTCGGGAATGA